The DNA window CAACGGCATGCGCTTCACCGCCTACGACGCCGACGGCGGCGTGATCGCCACTCGCGATTACTACTCCGTCGGTGGCGGCTTCGTGGTCAACCAGGACGAAGCGGCCGAAGACCGCATCGTCGCCGACACCACCGACCTGCCGTATCCGTTCCATTCCGGCGACGAGCTGCTCGCGCAATGCCAGCGCAGCGGCCTGTCGATCGCCGAGCTGATGATGGCCAACGAACGGGTCTGGCGCAGCGACGAGGAAATCAACGCCGGCCTGGACGAGATCTGGAACGCGATGCAGTCCTGCGTCACCCGCGGCATCCGCGAGACCGGCACCCTGCCCGGCGGCCTGCACGTCTCGCGCCGCGCGCCGAGCCTGCACGCCGAACTCTCGGCCAAGCCCGAGGCGGCGATGCGCGATCCGCTGACCGTGCTCGATTGGGTCAACCTCTACGCGCTGGCGGTCAACGAAGAGAACGCCGCCGGCGGCCGCGTGGTCACCGCGCCGACCAACGGCGCGGCCGGCATCATCCCCGCAGTGTTGCACTACTACGACCGCTTCTGCCCCGGCGCCAACCTGCAAGGCGTGCGCAACTTCCTGCTGACCGCGGCCGCGGTCGGCATCCTGTACAAGGAAAACGCCTCGATCAGCGGCGCCGAAGTCGGCTGCCAGGGCGAGGTCGGCGTGGCTTGCTCGATGGCCGCCGCGGGCCTGGTCGGCGCGCTCGGCGGCACTGCGAGTCAGGTCGAGAACGCGGCCGAGATCGGCATGGAGCACAACCTCGGCCTGACCTGCGACCCGATCGGCGGCCTGGTCCAGATCCCCTGCATCGAGCGCAACGCGATGGGCGCGGTCAAGGCGATCAACGCCTACCGCATGGCCATGCGCGGCGACGGCAAGCACAAGGTCAGCCTGGACAAGGTCATCAAGACCATGCGCGACACCGGCCGCGACATGCAGGACAAGTACAAGGAAACCTCGCGCGGCGGCCTGGCGGTCAACGTCATCGAGTGCTGAGCATGCCGATGGCGCCGCGCAGGACGCAGCGGCGGCGATCGCTGCGTTCGAGGCCAGCGTGCCCGGCCGCGCGGATCGCGCGGGCATGACGGCGCTGCGCTGCATCGTCCTGCCCGGCATGGACGGCAGCGGCGCATGGCTGGACGAGTTCGCCACGGCGATGGCGCCGCGGCTGCCGGCGAAGATCGTTGTTTATCCGCCCGAGCGCGCGCTCGGCTACGACGCGCTGGTCGGGCTCGTGCGACCGCAGCTGCCGCAGGCCGGGCCCTATCTGTTGCTCGGCGAATCGTTTTCCGGCCCGATCGCGATCCGGCTCGCCGCCGAACGTCCGTCCGGGCTCGCCGGACTGGTGTTGTGCGCCAGCTTCGCCAGCACACCGCGATTGCCCGGGTCGCCGTTGTCGGCGCGAGCCCTGGCCCGCATCGCCAACGCCTTGCCGTTGCAACGACTGCCCGCCGCCTTCGCCGCACCTTGGCTGCTCGGCCGCTGGCGCACGCCGGCGCGGATCGAACGCCTGCAGA is part of the Lysobacter firmicutimachus genome and encodes:
- a CDS encoding L-serine ammonia-lyase, translating into MAVSSFDLFKIGIGPSSSHTVGPMRAAARFIERWLIEGCGAGEPGADLARTARVRAEVFGSLALTGRGHGTDKAVLMGLEGHWPNQIDPDIIPDALERIRSTKRIRLFGRHEIGFDEKHDLIMNKRQKLPFHTNGMRFTAYDADGGVIATRDYYSVGGGFVVNQDEAAEDRIVADTTDLPYPFHSGDELLAQCQRSGLSIAELMMANERVWRSDEEINAGLDEIWNAMQSCVTRGIRETGTLPGGLHVSRRAPSLHAELSAKPEAAMRDPLTVLDWVNLYALAVNEENAAGGRVVTAPTNGAAGIIPAVLHYYDRFCPGANLQGVRNFLLTAAAVGILYKENASISGAEVGCQGEVGVACSMAAAGLVGALGGTASQVENAAEIGMEHNLGLTCDPIGGLVQIPCIERNAMGAVKAINAYRMAMRGDGKHKVSLDKVIKTMRDTGRDMQDKYKETSRGGLAVNVIEC
- a CDS encoding alpha/beta fold hydrolase, whose protein sequence is MTALRCIVLPGMDGSGAWLDEFATAMAPRLPAKIVVYPPERALGYDALVGLVRPQLPQAGPYLLLGESFSGPIAIRLAAERPSGLAGLVLCASFASTPRLPGSPLSARALARIANALPLQRLPAAFAAPWLLGRWRTPARIERLQTLLRSVAPAVLRQRLREAGQVDVGDALAAIACPLLYLRAEHDRLVSADSLARIRARVPTLSDVAFDAPHFLLQVQAAAAAASICAWAAELPAQG